Proteins co-encoded in one Actinomycetes bacterium genomic window:
- a CDS encoding aldehyde ferredoxin oxidoreductase family protein encodes MSYGYNGRVLQINLTNKQVEFIKLEDKFYRKYFGGACLAAYFLLKYLKPNTDPLSENNLLIFSTSPITGVDCPGTAMHNVVTKSPLTNGVGESTTPGFMGEMIKKAGFDAIIIKGKSEKPCFITITGDDIKILDADNLWGLCTSDAYNLLSKNEGLKDHSIALIGPAGERLVRFASIITDNCFLSSRCGVGAVMGSKNLKALCVKGQKNIAVYNDKKLQDLSLYFKNNFLSNPLNKNQHGRASNAGYLRMLSEQGMLSAKNFHFSSFDGSEKIDGFTITDKYPPDNINCANCTGGCKKKIPGLKDIGLNPDFGLIELESLAATSYNLLVDDMESTLKLWNMICDYGIDGTSLGNVLGYAVECYENGLISPDQTMGLSLKWGDPQTMLKLTRMIVERKSIGNILAEGVSIASAHIKGSKSMAMHVKGMELPFHEPRIKQMLGLGYAVSPIGPYYTVVEHDTDFDFNADRLFMDKVAPLTVYDRLKADSLSHQKVRMFFLLQPAFSMLDALCACIFAFSPVRFFDFQHLVDIVNTVTGWESSLFELIKIGEKRINMYKLFALRENSEEDMLPERIFEPIENGPLEGLKIDKQQFMEARQLYYQLAGWDQEGKPSYHKLLELDLTDFINK; translated from the coding sequence ATGTCTTATGGTTACAATGGCAGAGTACTGCAGATTAATTTAACCAATAAACAGGTAGAATTTATAAAATTAGAAGACAAATTTTACCGCAAATATTTTGGTGGAGCCTGCTTGGCTGCTTATTTTTTACTCAAATATCTAAAGCCTAATACAGACCCATTATCTGAAAATAATCTTCTTATATTTTCCACCTCACCCATCACTGGTGTGGATTGCCCCGGCACTGCTATGCATAATGTGGTTACCAAGTCTCCTTTAACTAATGGGGTAGGAGAGTCTACTACCCCAGGGTTTATGGGTGAAATGATTAAAAAGGCAGGGTTTGATGCCATTATCATAAAGGGTAAATCGGAAAAGCCCTGTTTTATAACTATAACTGGCGATGATATTAAAATACTGGATGCTGATAACCTGTGGGGTCTTTGTACCTCTGACGCCTATAACCTTCTATCCAAAAATGAAGGTTTGAAAGATCATAGTATCGCACTTATCGGCCCTGCGGGGGAGAGGCTGGTACGCTTTGCTTCCATAATTACCGATAACTGTTTTTTAAGCTCCCGATGCGGTGTAGGCGCAGTTATGGGTTCCAAGAATTTAAAAGCATTGTGTGTTAAAGGTCAAAAAAATATTGCTGTTTATAATGATAAAAAATTACAGGATTTGTCTCTTTATTTTAAAAATAATTTTTTAAGCAATCCTTTGAACAAGAATCAACACGGCAGGGCCAGTAATGCCGGATATCTTAGAATGTTGTCTGAACAGGGAATGTTATCTGCAAAAAATTTTCATTTCTCATCCTTTGACGGCTCGGAAAAAATAGATGGTTTTACCATCACTGACAAATATCCGCCAGACAATATTAATTGTGCAAATTGTACTGGAGGTTGCAAGAAAAAAATCCCTGGCCTGAAGGATATCGGCCTCAATCCTGATTTTGGGTTGATAGAGCTGGAAAGCCTGGCCGCTACCTCCTATAATCTTCTGGTTGATGACATGGAATCCACCTTAAAATTATGGAATATGATCTGTGACTATGGAATTGATGGCACATCTCTGGGCAATGTTTTGGGCTATGCTGTTGAGTGTTATGAAAATGGGCTTATCAGTCCGGACCAAACTATGGGTTTGTCTTTAAAATGGGGTGACCCTCAAACTATGCTCAAGCTGACCAGAATGATTGTGGAGAGAAAATCTATTGGAAATATTTTAGCAGAAGGGGTAAGCATTGCTTCTGCCCATATAAAGGGTTCCAAGAGCATGGCAATGCATGTAAAGGGGATGGAACTGCCCTTCCATGAGCCCAGAATCAAACAAATGCTGGGATTGGGATATGCAGTATCACCAATCGGGCCATATTATACGGTGGTAGAGCATGATACGGATTTTGATTTTAATGCAGATCGACTATTTATGGATAAAGTTGCCCCTCTTACCGTATACGACCGGCTTAAAGCTGATAGCTTAAGTCACCAGAAAGTGAGGATGTTTTTCTTGCTTCAACCGGCATTCTCGATGCTTGATGCTTTATGCGCCTGTATCTTTGCTTTCTCTCCAGTCAGGTTTTTTGATTTTCAGCACCTGGTGGACATTGTAAATACAGTTACCGGATGGGAAAGCTCTTTATTTGAGCTTATAAAGATTGGTGAAAAAAGGATAAACATGTACAAACTTTTTGCCCTGAGGGAAAATTCGGAGGAGGATATGCTCCCGGAGAGAATATTTGAGCCTATTGAAAATGGCCCTCTTGAGGGTCTGAAAATAGACAAACAACAGTTTATGGAAGCCAGACAACTCTACTACCAGCTTGCCGGATGGGACCAGGAAGGAAAACCTTCTTACCATAAACTGCTGGAGCTGGATCTTACTGACTTTATCAATAAATAA